The genomic stretch GTTACCTTGATTAAATCAGATAAGTTTAATCATCCGAATTACTGGTCAGCATTTTTTGCGATCGGTAATGGCTTGTAAGTATAAGTAGCTCAACTTAATTAAACCCAAAAACTAGAAGTTTGTTCCGCCCGCGTAGCGGGCGGAACAAACTTCTAGTTTTTGGGTTACTACTGAATACGGAACAAAATTGCAATTTTTCAGACTATTTTGAACGTAAAAGCATCTGGTGCTAAACAGAAATTTGTATGAACTACCCAAAGATCATCGCGGCAAGTTTAGTAGCTTTAGTTCAAGCCTGTAGCACAACTTCCACCAAGGCTCTAGACAATACCCCAATATTGCAGGAATCGATCACAGGATCTGGGAGTAAAGCTCAAGTTGCGCCTAATTCTGCTCAGAATCCAATTAATGGAAGTTCTGCCCAAAAGATCAATACTACACAGCAAAATGCTGAATTTGAGCAACAGAGCAATGCACCTCTACCTGCCTCCTGTGCAAAAGAGGAATACAAGAGTTTCTTTGAGCAGTTTGTGCGTGGCAAAGATGATCAGGGTAATGAGATTCGCTATACCTTTACATCGCCCTATGTGCAAGTTAGAGATTATCAAGATCCTAGTAAGCTTTTGGAGATGATGAGTAGGAAGAATGATGAATTTAGTATTTCTCTCAGAGATTACACTTGGGTACAGCTAGTTCCGTCTCAAGTTGACAATGCTCCCTATACACGTTTGAAGTTAGACATTCAGCGAGTGAATGATAAAACCTTTCGCGTGGATTACATCAAGGCGCAATACGCAGGAGCGCATGAAAAGGAACGGCTAGTGCGAACCTATGGAGAACCCAATGCTTATATTTTTGAACATCGCAATGGTTGCTGGAATCTCACCCAAAAATTGCAATCAACTAATCGATCGCCAAATGATAATGCTCCGACAAGTAGCAAAGCGGCGATCGCATCCCAACTAACGCAACAAATGCCCTATGGCGATTTACGGAATATTTTACTGAAGAATGGTTGGCAACCTGTAGTTACGCCAGATTGCAAAATCAACGTTGGTGGCAAAGCGGAAGTCTGCGATCAACTCCCTGAAGTCGAGGCATGTAGTGGCGATGGATATTGTCTAATGAATTTTGCGAATCAAAGTGATGGCTCAAAGCTGACGGTTACAACCTATGGCGACTATCGCGATTGGCGCACCACAGGTCAAGAGTCGAAATTGCGGGTGACACGTTGGCAATAACAGAAGTTAATTTCCCCGCCAAAGGCAGGGAAACTAACCAAACGCTATAGATGGCATTGAAGATCGAAAAAAATTCGGGTATCGTTTATTGAGACTGCGAAAAAGCATTTTACTAATCAGGTTTAAGGCTATGAATCAAGGTTTGGGTATCGCCATTGCAGTATTGCTAGTTAGCTTACCTGTGCAGGGTGTGATCAGCGAGGCAACAATGGCTCAAGCAGCACCAGAAGACCGCAAAGTAAATGCAGATCAATTGCTTAATTTAGGTCGTCAAAAATATCAAGCTGGTCAGTTTGAGTCAGCCTTACAGGTATGGCAACAAGCCTTGGCAGTCTATCGAGCAATTAAGGATCGTCAGGGAGAAGGAAAGTCGCTAGATAATCTGGGAAAGGCTTACGAGTCGCTTGGTAAATATGATGAGGCGATCGCATCGCATACAAAGAGTTTAGAAATTGCGAAAGAGCTTGGAGAGCGTCGCAGCGAAGCAGAATCGCTAATCAATCTAGGTGTGGTCTATCGCTCTCGTGGTAACTATGCTCAAGCGATCGCATACCATGAACAGGGTTTAGCCATTGCCCGTGAAATTGCCGATCGCCGTGCGGAAGGCTCAGCCTTGGGCAATTTGGGCATGAATTACTATGCTCAGGGCAACTATCCGAAAGCGATCGATTACCACGAACAGCGTTTAGTGATTGCCCGCGAAATCAAGGATCGACAAGGCGAAGGCAATGCAATGGGCAATCTTGGCAATGCCTACCGCGCTCAGGGCAAATTTGCGAAAGCCATTGAATATCAAGAAAAGCGTTTAGCCATTACTCGCGAACTCAAGGAAGTACGCGGCGAAGGACAGGCTCTCGGTTTCCTCGGACTAGTTTATCGTTCCCTTGGCGACTATCCCAAATCCGTCGAATATTACCAGCAGAGCTTAGCGATCGCGACCAAGATTAATGATCGACTAGGCAAAGCCAAGTCTCTGGGGTACTTGGGTAATGTGTATTACGATCTAGGGGACTATCCAGAGGCAATTAAATATCACCTATCCAGCTTAAAAGCTGCTCAGGAAATTAAAGATCGGCGAGGGGAAGGAAAGTCCTTAGGATATTTAGGCAACGCTTATGAAGCTCAAGGGAAATATGATGACGCGATTAAATACTACAATTCCAGTTTAAAAATTGCCCGTGAAGTTAAAGATATCCGTGGAGCAGGAAAGACATTAAGCTCCTTAGGAAGTGCTTACTATCATCTGGGAGACTATAACCAAGCGATTACCAATCATCGATCAGGATTAGAAATTGCGCGTAGTATTAAAAATCGTGATGGCGAGAGAATTGCTCTTAGTAATCTTGGTTTGACTTTCCAAAAATTAGATCAACCTGATTTAGCGATTGTTTTCTATAAGCAGTCAGTCAATGTCAGTGAATCCATCCGCCAAGATATTCGTAAATTAGATCGCGATTTACAGAATTCCTATTTAAGTAATATTGAAGGTTCCTATCGCCGCCTTGCGGATTTATTGCTGAAGCAGGGTCGCGTGATGGAAGCGCTCCAAATTCTCGATTTGCTCAAGGTGCAAGAACTTGAAGACTATCTCAAAAATGTTAAAGGTAGCGATCGCTCGGCGCAGGGAGTGAGACTATTAGCACCAGAGAAGGCGATTAGCGATAAGCTATCATCAGTGAGCTTTGACAATAGCAAGGAAATCAATAGCCAACTTGCCAATCAGATCCAGAAACTTCCTAAATCAGAAATCAATAAAGTTCCTGACTATTTGCAACAAATCCCACAGGGAACAGTCCTTGTTTATCCCCTAATTTTAAGCGATCGCCTTGAGATTATTCTCTTCTCACCAAATTCGCTACCCATTAGCCGCACTGTCCAAGTCTCAAAAGAACAGCTTGAATCTCTAGTTAGCGAATTTAGGGCAGGACTGAGAGACAGTTCTTCAGAAGACTATAAAGAACCTGCGATCGCTCTTTATAAAATCTTGATTAAACCCATCGAAGCTGAACTCACACAGGTGAAAGCTCAGACCATTCTCTATGCGCCCGATGGAACTCTGCGCTATATCCCGCTTGCGGCTCTCTATGATGGTCAAAAATGGATGGCGCAAAGGTATCAAATTAGCAATCTGATTGCCTATAGCCTCTCCGACTTTTCATCCAAGTCCAAAATCATGCCGAATATCCTTGCAGGAGCCTTTGGCGGTAAGGCAAGTGAGAAGAAGTTTGGACAGCAAGCCTTACCTGCAACGATTAAAGAAGTACAGGCGATCGCCAATACCTTCCAAAATTCCGTTGCCCTCATCGAAGACGAGTTTAGCCGCCAAGCTACGGAAGCTAAATTTAAGGACTATAATGTGCTGCACTTTGCGACCCATGCCGAGTTTAACCAAGGTGTGCCAGACAACTCCTTTATCATTTTTGGCAATGGTGACAAAATTGGTTTAAGTGAAATCGCGGCTTGGCAGATTCCCCATGTGGAATTGATTGTACTCAGCGCTTGTCAAACTGGAGAGGGCAAGTTGGGAAGTGGCGTAGAGATATTAGGCTTTGGTTATCAAGTGCAGAAAGCAGGCGCAAAAACCGCGATCGCTTCTCTCTGGTCTGTCGATGATGTGGCAACACAGGTACTGATGAAGTCTTTTTATCAAGAATTTCAAAAGGGTAATGTCTCTACGACGGAAGCTCTAAATAAGGCACAAATTTCCTTAATTCGTTCATCAGAGTTTAATCACCCTATATACTGGTCAGCATTTTTTGCGATCGGCAATGGACTGTAGAGATAAAGAATTGTAGTTACTACGAGGTGAGGTATGCGTGGAAGTTTGGCGATCGCACTTTTGACCGTCTTATGTTGTGGGCAAGTGCAACTAGTCGTATCCGATGCTGCGCGATCGCAATCTATCCAAGATCGTAAAGCAGAAGCCGAACGGCTTTACCAAAAAGGAAATCAGCAATATCAAGCTAATAAATATCAGGAAGCATTACAAGCTTGGGAGCAATCTTTACAAATTTATCGCGAGATTAAAGACCGCAAGGGTGAAGGTAACTCATTGAATAGTCTAGGGAAGGCTTATGACGCACTTGAAGATTACCCAAAAGCGATCAAGTTCTATGAGCAGTCCTTGGTAATCTTGAGAGAGCTTAAGGTCATAGATCCCCTTGATGAGAGTACAACACTTTTTCGCATAGGATATGCTCACTCAATTCTAAATCAATTCGAGAAAGCAACGATATTTTATGAACAAGCTTTAGCCATCAGGGCAAAAATCAGCGATCTCCCTCACGCCTACTTGAGAGAAGTTATCGGTGAACTTGTGCTTATTTATGCTGATTTAGGACAATATCCAAAAATAATCTCAGTTTATGAGCAAGAATTAGCGATCGTGCGGCAGAGAAAGCTTCTGACGGAACAAGTAAGAGTAGTCTATAATCTCGCCCAAGCTTATCAATTTTCTAGAGACTATGAACGTTCCATTAAGATGTATCAGCAAGCCTTGGTAATTGCGCGGGATCTGAAAGATCAGGAACAAGAACGTAACTTGTTAGATAATTTAGGTAACGTTTATCTGAAGGCAGGAAAATATGAGCTAGCAATCACAATTTTTCAGCAGGTGTTAGCCAGTTCAAGAATGTCTCCAGATCCTACTAGTCAAGCTGGAGCCACAATCAGTCTAGGTGATGGCTATCGCAACTTGGGACAATACACACAGGCAATTAAGTTCTATCGACAAGGCTTAGATCTGTCTAGCAAACTGACAGATCGGATTGCTCAAGCAGGAATATTGGTTAAACTCGGTAACGCTTATCTGAAGTTAGGAAAATATGAACAAGCGATCGCGCTTTATCAGCAGTCTTTAGCGATCGCCCGCAGCATTGATCATCGAGATAGCGAAGGATTGCTTAGTAATATAGCTAGGGATCGACTTTACGATAGCTTGGGACAGGATGAAATCGCAATTCGTTTTTTTGCGCCA from Pseudanabaena sp. Chao 1811 encodes the following:
- a CDS encoding CHAT domain-containing protein; this translates as MNQGLGIAIAVLLVSLPVQGVISEATMAQAAPEDRKVNADQLLNLGRQKYQAGQFESALQVWQQALAVYRAIKDRQGEGKSLDNLGKAYESLGKYDEAIASHTKSLEIAKELGERRSEAESLINLGVVYRSRGNYAQAIAYHEQGLAIAREIADRRAEGSALGNLGMNYYAQGNYPKAIDYHEQRLVIAREIKDRQGEGNAMGNLGNAYRAQGKFAKAIEYQEKRLAITRELKEVRGEGQALGFLGLVYRSLGDYPKSVEYYQQSLAIATKINDRLGKAKSLGYLGNVYYDLGDYPEAIKYHLSSLKAAQEIKDRRGEGKSLGYLGNAYEAQGKYDDAIKYYNSSLKIAREVKDIRGAGKTLSSLGSAYYHLGDYNQAITNHRSGLEIARSIKNRDGERIALSNLGLTFQKLDQPDLAIVFYKQSVNVSESIRQDIRKLDRDLQNSYLSNIEGSYRRLADLLLKQGRVMEALQILDLLKVQELEDYLKNVKGSDRSAQGVRLLAPEKAISDKLSSVSFDNSKEINSQLANQIQKLPKSEINKVPDYLQQIPQGTVLVYPLILSDRLEIILFSPNSLPISRTVQVSKEQLESLVSEFRAGLRDSSSEDYKEPAIALYKILIKPIEAELTQVKAQTILYAPDGTLRYIPLAALYDGQKWMAQRYQISNLIAYSLSDFSSKSKIMPNILAGAFGGKASEKKFGQQALPATIKEVQAIANTFQNSVALIEDEFSRQATEAKFKDYNVLHFATHAEFNQGVPDNSFIIFGNGDKIGLSEIAAWQIPHVELIVLSACQTGEGKLGSGVEILGFGYQVQKAGAKTAIASLWSVDDVATQVLMKSFYQEFQKGNVSTTEALNKAQISLIRSSEFNHPIYWSAFFAIGNGL